Proteins found in one Phycisphaerae bacterium genomic segment:
- a CDS encoding winged helix-turn-helix transcriptional regulator, translated as MDRRPAHFYEARARVAKAMGHPSRLLILEALQDREWCVCELTELVGADQSTISKHLAVLKQAGLVDDRKEGSTIFYRPRVKCLEGFWRCIEAVLKENLKAQAAALGS; from the coding sequence GACCAGCTCACTTTTATGAGGCGCGGGCGAGGGTGGCCAAGGCGATGGGCCACCCGAGTCGCCTGCTGATCCTGGAAGCACTTCAGGACCGGGAATGGTGCGTCTGCGAACTAACGGAGCTGGTAGGCGCGGACCAGTCCACGATCTCCAAGCACTTGGCCGTCCTCAAACAGGCCGGACTGGTGGATGACCGTAAGGAGGGTTCCACGATCTTCTACCGCCCGAGGGTCAAATGCCTGGAAGGCTTCTGGCGGTGCATCGAGGCAGTTTTGAAAGAGAACCTCAAGGCGCAGGCGGCCGCACTCGGTTCGTGA